In Mytilus trossulus isolate FHL-02 chromosome 10, PNRI_Mtr1.1.1.hap1, whole genome shotgun sequence, the DNA window CTTCTTCATCTTCGTATGTTTTCTGACTATCTTCTTCATCGTCAGATGTTTTCTGActatcttcttcttcttcatgAGTTTTCTGACTATCGTCCTCTTCTTCATAGGTTTTCTGACTATCGTCTTCTTCCTCAGAGGTTTTCTGTATATCGTCTTCTTCTTCAGAGGTTTTCTGAATATCGTCTTCCTCTTCAGAGGTTTTCTGAATATCGTCTTCCTCTTCAGATGTTTGCTGACTATCATCGTCTTCTTCACGATTTTCGATACCATCTTTGACGTCATCAGTTAGGCTGATATGTTCATCAGACGTCTGTTCAACGGGAGCATAAGGGTTTTTAGCTtcttgtttaattaaatttttctcTATTGGAAGTTTTAAGAAATCTTTAACGTAAATACTTTCATCTTTCGTGTCTTCTTCTGAGTTATCAGATGAATGGTGTGCTTTGATACCTGTTTTATCAACATTATTTGCTGTTTTCTCCTCGGACGTGTCTTTGTTTTCActatttttcatacttttctgttttattttcaaaacctCAGTAATTTTCTTACTCTGTTGTGTATCTTTCTGGTGCTCAGTTTGTACTCtagtttcaatattttcattagTTAACCTTTTATCATTCAAATGTTGCTCAATATCTATTGTTGGAGTTTTAGAAGGAGTATTAACTTCTGTATTCAATCGAATAACATGATCTTTAGCTGATTGTTTGACTTCTTTAATCTCTTCACTACTGCTTTCCTCTGTCTCGTCTTTAAGAGGATGATTTGAGTCGATATGTGTATGACTGGTAGTTTCATTTTTTCCTTGTTCGACTTCTTCAATCGCTTCTCTACTGCTTTCCTCTACCTCGACTTTAAGAGGATGATTTGAGTCGATATGTGTATGACTGGTAGTTTCATTTTTTCCTTGTTTGACTTCTTCAATCGCTTCACTACTGCTTTCCTCTACCTCGACTTTAAGAGGATGATTTGAGTCGATATGTGTATGACTGGTAGTTTCATTTTTTCCTTGTTTGACTTCTTCAATCGCTTCACTACTGCTTTCCTCTACCTCGACTTTACGAGGAAGCTTTGAGTCAATATGTTTTTGACTAGTAGTTTCATTTTTTCCTTGTTTGACTTCTTCAAACGCTTCACTACTGCTTTCCTCTACCTCGACTTTAAGAGGATGATTTGAGTCGATATGTGTTTGACTGGTACCTTCATTTTCACCTTGTTTGACTTCTTTAATCTCTTCACTTCTGCTTTCCTCTGTCTCGTCTTTAAGAGGATGATTTGAGGCGATATGTATTTGACTGGTACTGTCATTTTTCCCTTGTTTGACTTCTTTAATCTCTTCACTTCTGCTTTCCTCTGTCTCGTCTTTAAGAGGATGATTTGAGTCGATATGTGTTTGACTGGTACCTTCATTTTTTCCTTGTTTGACCTCTTCAATCTCTTCGCTACTACTTTCTTCTGTCTCGTCTGTAAGAGGAAGCTTTGAGGCGATATGTTTTTGACGTGTACTTTCAGTGTTTCCTTGTTTAAGTTGGTTGTTGGCTTCGATGTTCATTTGCCGAAAGCCTCCATCGTTTCTCTTGTGTTTAACATCGCTTACGTCAGTATTATCCTCTTTTATAACCTCCTTTTCTTTCACATACTTGGGTGAATCTTTGACGTTGATAATTGTTTGACTTGAGTCTGCCTCTGTTCtatcattcaaaaaatcagTTTCGCCTGTATCATCTTCACTAAATTCGTCATCTGTCCCATGTTTAGAAGAACTATTCACGTCGGAAATATCTTGACGAACGTCTTGTGTTGTACTTTGTGTTGAAGAAGCTTCAACATTGATACTTTCTTGACTTATGCTTTCCTCTGATTCATCTTGGTCGGAGACAGATTCTTTTTCGGTAAACTTGCTCTGAATGTCATCTTTAGATTTTAAAGGCCTAGAATTATCtgtatcttctatttttttccCTCTGTTAAGATAATCACCTGTACCAAGATTTTTAACTTCTTTGGTATCGCTTACTTTAGCATTATTTTTATGGATATTTTCTATAGCCACAAATTCTGAAACCGAAGAACTAATAATTTGATTATTTGGCACTAGAAGATGTGATTCCTTCTTTATATCATCGTTTTCCCTTTGTAaagttttgattggtttatttcCTTTAATTTCGTCGGAGTCTATTGTCTCGGAAGAATCGTCATTAATATTCATATTACTAGTTACTTTATCTTCAATTATCTTAAAGACATTActgttatctttattttcattatttctagttttaaACTTCCTCTTTGCTTCCTTTCTAATAAATGTTTGCCCTACTTTAACCTTTTCATCTAAACCTTTAaggttgttttctttttttgcgTTGTGTTCTGTTGAAGGATTTTGCTTTTTCGTGTCTTTCACATTCATCAACTCCTTTCTATTTATCATGTGCATTTCTGATTTGTTGTATTTACTCAATTTATCCAGGATAGCCAGCAGCTCAGTATCTGAATCTTCAGTATCATCGTAAGTGTCGTCACCGACGCTCTCTGAAAAGATGTTGCTATTCAAAGGCGGGGTAACAGATAAAGATTGTTTTATTATGTCcaacttttcattgttattattaCTCACTGGTTTTATTATTGAATGACTCACTGATTTTATTATTGAATGAGTGTCACTTTTATCGCTGCTTTCGGTTTCGTCTGACTTTAGATCAGAATCCTCTGAAGTTGATTCATCGAAATTACTATCAGTTTCATCATTGGAGCCATCGTTATTTTTGTCAACTTTTTCTTCTTCAGTCTCgtctacatcttcttttttaaattcctgTAGATTTATGTCGAATTCTAAATccacattttttgtttctttttcttggATGTCAGTGTTTTTATCGTCATCACCCGTTATCAAAGGCACTAAAACCAGTAGAATACTAGTGAAAACTATGACTCCCAGTTTATGCATTTCACTGCTGTGTTACACGCCTTTACCCGGTTTCCATTCTATCATACATTTCGTTGTTGAGGTGTTGTATAACCTGAAATCGTAGAAGTATAATAAATGTGTGTCgtaacatttttattataaataattgattttaacaacattcaaactaaaaatgattttaagaaTACTCCGAACACATATTTGATCCACAGtagaaaaaggaaaatcacaaaaatactgatctccAAGAAAAAGAccataatcaaatgacaaaatcaaaagcacaaacacaaacacatcggatcgataacaactgtcatattcctgacttggtgaaGGCATTTTCCTctgcagaaaatggtggattaaacttggttttatagctagctaaacatctcacttcTATGAAAGTCGAATCAATtgtcattatattgacaacggaTTGAGTCCATGATATTCTTTCTTCAAAATTAAAGCAGACcaattattttgacaaattaattaGTTTGACAAATTAATTAGTTTGATAAATTGATTAGTTTGACAAATATAATCGAAGACAGTTTAACTAAGTGTGGAGTTTTTGCTCTATTTTGAatgcatacatacatgtataaattttattagAACAGCAAAAAGAAAAACGCCGTTCTTGGgtccatttaatttttttcatatgaggTAAGCGATTTTCTATCTTCAAATAAGACAGCATATCTGCTCCTATATATGAACAAGAAAAAAACGAGTATCCGGCTATGTTTGCCGTAAACACCTTCAAAATGTTAGATGGATGGATTGATTACTGAATGCTGAAAGTCCAGTGGCAATTCACATGTTAGATAATTGTTTGACACCAATGATATCATTGTATCGTGCAAATGACATAAAAGTTGTTATATTGAAACCTGCATTAAGTTGAAGGTCGTTGTATTAAAACTAGATAAGGAATTATTATCTTATTATAAACGGATTCTACTTTGAAATGGATGtttctatatttcttttaaacataGTATTTACTGGAGCTGGTGCCATTCAGGTTGTATTAGTATCAATGGATGGATTTAGATGGGATTATCTGAATCGAGTCCCCACTCCTAACTTTGATCGCCTTGCCAGACATGGAACTAAAATTGAACATATAGACAATACTTTTGTTACAGAAACTTTCCCTTGTCATTATTCCATTTCTACAGGTAAGTATATGTTGAGACGAAAACCAAACctaaataaaagagggacgaaatataccagacggacagttaaactcatataTAAAcggacaacgccatggcttaaatgTATTGATGTTTATCAGGCTTTGATATGTTACCAATAACACTAAATAGTCTTAGTAATAGATAATGAGTGTATAGTATTATTTGTCAttgactttgaactagcttCCGGAAACTGTGAGTACTCTAAGAGATATGTACTTTGACATGTTTGAGTCATTTGTGTTTTTGAGCTTTGAATCGATCTGAAAAGTAAAGCTCTTTTTCGactatttatttaatatgtagTTTGTTCTTATGGTGACTGTGCTATTATAATTCTGTCCCATATTAGGGAGAGggttatatataaaatgaacgataaattgacaatgaaatgATCCgattttgtaaacaaatgaaaaagcaACAACATGGATTATACTTTACAAAAGAACATCACATTTTTAGCACGTGTTAAGGTTTAATTCTTGATTGACCTTTTATTGTAGGTCTTTTTGAAGAAAGTCATGGTATAATAGGGAATTTTATGTACGATCCGGTTTTCAATTCTTCATTTGACTTTAACACTAGGGAACCCAGGTGGTGGAATGGAGCAGAACCAATTTGGGTGACAGCACGTCGACAGAATTTAACCAGTGCTTCGTATGCGTGGCCCGGTGGGGATGTAGAGATCAGAGGGTTTAGACCAAGTATATGGTTCCCGTATAATAAAACTGTTCCATTTAAAGATCGAATTGATGCAACAATTGATTGGCTAACTGTTCAGAAGATTGACTTCGTTGCCTTATACTTTCAAGAACCAGATCCCACTGGTCACAAATATGGATTATATGCCAATGAAATTCTAGAAAAAATTAAAGAGTTAGATAATTCTATAGGATATCTTCTTGACAAATTTGATTCTCATAAATTATGGGGTCAAGTGAACCTGATAGTCACAAGTGACCacggaatgacagaaatagacTACGTAAATAAAGCTATTGATATAAgaaattatgtaaatatgacaaatataataCGCACTGTTGAAAGCGGACCAGTAATGCATATTCAGCCAGTTGACGGCAAAGAAGATGAAGTTATTCAAAGTCTGTACAACGTCCGTCAAATGACCGCGTACAAGAAAGTAGACATTCCCGAACGCtggcattttaaaaataacagacgtGTTATGCCAATTTTCCTCGTAGCAGAAAAGGGGTGGTTAATAACAGCGGTAAGTACAATACTAGTAACCAACAACACATGCAATGCTTAAAATACTTTTGGATAAGGCTTAGATTTCATCATAAAGATTAATCCAGAATATTGCTTTTTACACAGCCAATTAACATATTATAAACTTGTATGTCCTAACACTAATTCATAAAATACTTGGTAGAATTTTGTTCCACGAAACACCATTTCTTTATGTCTTATATGTCCTAACATTCTTTGGTCTACCCATTGTTACACGAAACATTCCTTTGAATTAttaacttcaatttcatcagATATAAAGCTTGTCTTGCCTTCAGTATTTCTAAGAAAaccagatttgttttatataaaacagtcgaGAGACACCAGAGGGACATTTAAACCCAAAGTCGAAAATAAGATATCAACGCATTGGcttaaaatgtaaaagacaaataaacaaacacataaacaatagtataaaaaacacaacatagaaaactaaagacttagcaacacgaaagCCACGAAAGCTAAAGGTGATCTTAGTTACTACGGGAAGGTAAACAGATCTTGTTCcaaatgtggcacccgtcgtgttgatcATGTCTGATACTCTATAAGGACAGTGATTTTCAGTTATCATGAATCGGTTACGAGTACATACAATATAATCAACGTGTTGATCATGTCTGATACACTATAAGGACAGTGATTTTCAGTTATCATGAATCGGTTACGAGTACATACAATATAATCAACGTGTTGATCATGTCTGATACACTATAAGGACACTGATTTTCAGTTGTGGATCGGTTACGAGTACATACAATATAATCAACGTGTTGATCATGTCTGATACACTATAAGGACAGTGATTTTCAGTTATCATGAATCGGTTACGAGTACATACAATATAATCAACGCTCTCGAACCATATAGTGAAAACATTTGACTTTGCTTTACACTTTAATCAACACGTGTAATCCTAATTATGAACTCACAAATTGTAAAGTATAGCAATTTCAAAAGAATTGTATCAATGCTCGAGATGAAAACGCTATGTTAACAAGCAAATACCAAGGTACTCCGGAATTATTAGCACAAGTGTGGCACCCTTTAACCATAAAATCAGATAAACAATTCTGCATGACAATTAGCTTGTTGgtatattttatagaatagaACAGAATTGGCCACATATTACGGAGGATCTGGTGCTCATGGGTATGATAACAAGTTACTCAGCATGAAACCAATATTTATTGCAAGAGGACCAAACATAACAGAGAACCATGTAGCACCTACCATCAGAAACATAGATATTTATCCTATGATATGTAAACTACTTGGCATAGAGCCGGCTCCAAATAATGGGAGTCTGCAAGCAACTTCTAATTTTCTAGTAAATGAGAAACACGTTGGTGTCGGTGGCATAGTTGGTTAACATATTGAACAATCAACTGTCAATagtattaaacaataaattgatatggacttttttttattgatttctctTGATTAAAAGCTCCGGATAAGAATGAAGATGCGTACGCATTCATATGCGTGTATTGAAATATACGAAACCGTCTAATTCTGTGATTTGAAATTCACATTTAGGGACCATTATACTGTATGGCTATCATGTTATAACTACTGGTATTAAGTTTCTCAAAATACCCgcatagaaaaaaacaagcacataacataaaatagTTTACACACAAAAATAGTTTGTGAATATTCAGGAGGAATGAAAATCTAAAGGAATTGGTCCAACAGAAAGGTTATGAGAAGTCGGTTTACCGGGATAAAGGAAATGAATTCGTATTTGTTCTACAAGAATAGAAAGATAAATGGTACAGAAATTTATCATTG includes these proteins:
- the LOC134686460 gene encoding ectonucleotide pyrophosphatase/phosphodiesterase family member 5-like yields the protein MDVSIFLLNIVFTGAGAIQVVLVSMDGFRWDYLNRVPTPNFDRLARHGTKIEHIDNTFVTETFPCHYSISTGLFEESHGIIGNFMYDPVFNSSFDFNTREPRWWNGAEPIWVTARRQNLTSASYAWPGGDVEIRGFRPSIWFPYNKTVPFKDRIDATIDWLTVQKIDFVALYFQEPDPTGHKYGLYANEILEKIKELDNSIGYLLDKFDSHKLWGQVNLIVTSDHGMTEIDYVNKAIDIRNYVNMTNIIRTVESGPVMHIQPVDGKEDEVIQSLYNVRQMTAYKKVDIPERWHFKNNRRVMPIFLVAEKGWLITANRTELATYYGGSGAHGYDNKLLSMKPIFIARGPNITENHVAPTIRNIDIYPMICKLLGIEPAPNNGSLQATSNFLVNEKHVGVGGIVG